A DNA window from Ranitomeya imitator isolate aRanImi1 chromosome 2, aRanImi1.pri, whole genome shotgun sequence contains the following coding sequences:
- the LOC138666724 gene encoding olfactory receptor 6C3-like — MLHSQWNTWHINRLNVTLSVMNQTKVTEFILLGFGSVQGFSILFFILFLIIFLFTVMGNLMIIVLVLVNSKLQFPMYFFLCHLSFTDILISMNTVPNMLGAILYGGKTMTYIGCIIQFYFFSGTIITECFLLSVMSYDRYLAICNPLRYSSIMDLKFQNRLSLWPWLFGFTLNLTGIIPVSKFNFCHDNVIDHVYCDLFPLQKLSCSDTSFVELEVFLFSMPIFIVPCGFIIGTYVYIFLTIAKIPSTTGKQKTFSTCSPHLIVVGAFYGTLIAKYMIPSVGHSLIINKVVSLLHTLITPLFNPIIYSFRNQGIKIAFRKCFSL, encoded by the exons ATGTTACACTCACAATGG AATACATGGCATATCAATCGTCTAAACGTAACATTGTCTGTAATGAACCAAACAAAAGTTACAGAATTTATTCTTTTGGGTTTCGGAAGCGTTCAAGGTTTCAGTATTTTATTCTTCATTCTTTTCTTGATCATCTTTCTTTTCACAGTAATGGGAAACCTTATGATCATTGTCCTTGTTTTAGTCAACAGTAAGCTTCAATTTCCCATGTATTTCTTTCTGTGTCATCTTTCCTTTACTGACATTTTGATTAGCATGAACACTGTTCCCAACATGCTTGGTGCCATTCTGTATGGAGGTAAAACAATGACTTACATCGGCTGCATCATCCAATTTTACTTCTTCAGTGGTACAATTATCACGGAGTGTTTTCTTCTTTCAGTGATGTCCTATGATCGCTACCTGGCTATCTGTAACCCCTTAAGATACTCTAGtatcatggatcttaaatttcaaaACCGTCTTTCACTATGGCCATGGTTGTTTGGTTTTACGCTTAATCTTACGGGAATCATACCCGTTTCAAAGTTTAATTTTTGCCATGACAATGTCATTGACCATGTCTACTGTGACCTATTCCCTCTTCAGAAGCTTTCTTGCTCAGACACTTCTTTTGTAGAACTGGAAGTCTTTTTATTTTCTATGCCAATATTTATCGTTCCTTGTGGTTTTATCATTGGAACCTATGTGTATATCTTCCTCACTATAGCTAAAATCCCATCCACAACTGGCAAACAAAAAACCTTTTCTACCTGCAGTCCTCATCTTATTGTTGTGGGAGCATTTTATGGAACGTTAATAGCTAAATATATGATTCCATCTGTTGGACATTCCTTGATTATTAACAAGGTTGTTTCCCTATTACATACTTTAATCACTCCCTTATTTAACCCTATAATATACAGCTTTAGAAACCAGGGCATAAAGATAGCCTTCAGAAAATGTTTTTCTCTATAA